The DNA segment GGGAATGGTTGTCTTCGGCGAAATGCCGCAGTTTCAGCCCAGGCAGATCCTGCACCGCGACGCTTGGCAGCTTGCGGCCATTGAGTACGCGGGGCAGGAAACCTTCCATGTCCGGGCCGATCCAGTACAGCAGATCGACCGATTGCACCTTCCGTACGTCGGATGGGCGCAGCGCATAGTTATGCGGCGAGGCGCCCGGCGGCAGCAGTACTTCGGGAACCGCTACGCCGTCCTGCACGGCTGCGGCAATCAGCTGCAACGGCTTGATGCTGGTGAGCACTTTGACCTCGGCCTGAGCCGAACCGATCAGCAGGAAACTGGCGATAAAAGCCACAAAAACAGAAAAAATTCGGGACACGATGACCACTCAAGGAGGCGAGAACGGGTAACATAATAACGTCTCTATCAAAACTCGTCGCCGCCCATGCCTATTACACCGATCGCCAGCCGTCCCCACGACCACTCACATTGCGTGCACAGCGCGCTGTCCGAGGCCGATACCCTGTGCGCCCAGAAAGGCCTGCGCCTGACTGCCCTGCGCCGCCGGGTGCTGGAGCTGGTCTGGCAGAGCCACAAGCCGCTGGGCGCGTACGACATTCTTGCCGTGCTCAGCGAGCAGGACGGCCGTCGCGCAGCGCCGCCGACCGTTTATCGGGCGCTGGATTTCCTCTTGGAAAACGGTCTGGTGCACCGCATCTCCTCGCTCAACGCCTTCGTCGGCTGCGTCCACCCGGAGCACGCGCATCAGGGCCAGTTCCTGATCTGCCGGGTGTGCCACGCCGCCATCGAGCTTGAACAAAAAGTGATCAGCGACGCGATCATCAACAGCGCCAGAGATGTTGGCTTCATCGTTGAAGCGCAGACCGTCGAAGTGGTCGGCCTGTGCTCCGGTTGTCAGGGGGCTTGATGAGCAACGCGCTGATCCGTCTGGAACAGATCGCCGTCACATTTGCCGGGCAGACCGTGCTGGACAATATCGAATTGAGCGTCGAGCCGGGGCAGATCGTCACCCTGATCGGGCCCAACGGCGCCGGCAAGACCACGCTGGTGCGCGCCGTGCTCGGCTTGCTCAAACCGGACAGCGGCAGCGTCTGGCGCAAGCCGAAACTGCGCGTTGGCTACATGCCGCAGAAACTGCATGTCGATCCAACCCTGCCGCTCTCGGTGTTGCGCTTTCTGCGTCTGGTGCCGGGGGTTGATCGTCCGCGAGCGTTGGCCGCATTGAAGGAAGTCGGCGCCGAGCATGTGATCGACAGCCCGGTGCAAAGCGTTTCCGGCGGTGAAATGCAGCGCGTATTGCTCGCTCGGGCATTACTGCGTGAGCCGGAACTGCTGGTGCTCGACGAACCGGTGCAAGGCGTCGACGTCGCCGGGCAGGCCGAGCTGTACAGCCTGATCACCCGCCTGCGCGACCGCCATGGCTGCGGTGTGTTGATGGTTTCCCACGATCTGCATCTGGTCATGAGCACCACCGATCAGGTGGTTTGCCTCAATCGTCACGTCTGCTGCTCCGGGCATCCCGAGCAGGTCAGCGGCGACCCGGCGTTCGTTGAACTGTTCGGCAAGAACGCGCCGAGCCTGGCGATCTATCACCACCATCACGACCACGCCCACGACCTGCACGGTTCGGTGGTCAAAGGCCCGGTTGCCGGGCAACCCCATGTTCACGGAGACCACTGCAAGCATGGCTGATTTTTTGTTGTATGCCCTGCTTGCAGGTCTGGCATTGGCGTTGGTGGCAGGGCCGTTGGGTTCGTTCGTGGTGTGGCGGCGCATGGCTTATTTCGGCGACACCCTGTCCCACGCCGCGTTGCTCGGCGTGGCCCTGGGCTTTTTGCTGGATGTCAGCCCGACGGTGGCGGTGACGGTCGGTTGCCTGCTGCTGGCGGTGTTGCTGGTGACCTTGCAGCAGCGCCAGCCGCTGGCCTCCGACACGTTGTTGGGAATTCTTGCGCCGAGCACCCTCTCTCTCGGCCTGGTGGTACTAAGCTTCATGCATGAAGTGCGGATCGACCTGATGGCCTATCTGTTCGGCGACCTGCTGGCGATCAGCCCGACCGATCTGGCGTGGATTCTCGGCGGCACGGCGGCGGTGCTGGTGTTGCTGGTGACGCTGTGGCGGCCCTTGCTGGCGGTTACCGTGCACGAAGAGCTGGCGCGGGTCGAAGGACTGCCGGTGGCCGGCCTGCGCATGGCACTCATGCTGTTGATCGCGGTAGTGATCGCAGTGGCGATGAAAATCGTCGGGGTGTTGCTGATTACTTCGCTGCTGATCATCCCGGCGGCTGCGGCACAGCGTCACGCCCGCTCGCCTGAGCAGATGGCGCTGGGCGCGAGCCTGCTGGGCATGCTCGCGGTGTGTGGCGGGCTGGCGCTGTCGTGGTTCAAGGACACCCCGGCGGGGCCGTCAATCGTTGTGACGGCCGCCGCACTGTTTCTGCTGAGTTTTGTTCTGCCCCGTCGAGGGGTGTAGACTTGCTCGCTTTTTGCGCAATTAGAGAGTCGCAGGAATGAAGCCGTTCGCCTCCCGTTATCTGCTCCTTGTCGCATTTTCCGTGCTGCTGGGCGCCTGCCAAAGTACGCCGCCGGTGGCTGAAGTCCCCGACGCGCGGGCTACGGCCATCGCACAGCTGGAGCAAAGCCTGGCCAGCAGCGAACTGGCCACCGCCGAAGACCAGTTGGCCGCTTTGCAGGCCGCAGCCCCCAACGATCAGTCCCTTGAGCAATACCAGCGGCAACTGGCCGAGGCGTACCTGCGCCGCAGTCAGATCGTGCTGCAGAAGGGCGATGTCAACGCCGCAGCCACCGCGTTAAGCCGCGCCCGTGTGCTGATGCCCAAGGCGCCAGCGCTGACCGGTGGCGTCAACGGCGCCATCACCGAAGCGCGCAAGGCCGAGCTGGAAAAGGCCGAGGCTGCATTACTCGCCGCCGAAGCCCGGCCGAAAGCCAGGGTGATCGACCCGACCGCCGAAAGCACCACGGTTGCGCTGAACATCCATGATATCCACAAGCTTCAGCGGCAACTCGACGCGATCGCCGCCGATGTCGTGAATTACGAATGTGCCGTCAGCATCCAGGCGCCGCGCACGGCGGATTATCCGTGGCTCGCGACGTTGCTGAGCAAGCGGGTTAAAAAGCTCAATCCGGATCTTGATCTGCAGATCGAGAAGCAGATTGTGCGCACGGTGCCGGCGCAGATGGTTTTAAGCCCGCGCAAGCCATAAAAAGCATCGCGGGCAAGCCCGCTCCCACAAGGACAATATGACCCTGTGGGAGCGGGCTTGCCCGCGATGGCGTTGTTACTGTCAGCGAAGATTTTTAGGCTGGAATCGCCTTGGCCTTAGGCTCCCGCGCCCAAACCCGATGCTCGCCAATCGCAGCGAAGAACGGCTTGGTCAACGCAGCCACATCCGCGCCCTGCAACAACCCGGCATCCGCCTCCAGTTTGAGCAAATCCTGCAACTGCTTGGCGTCGCCGTGCAGCGCAATCGCCTTCAGGTGTTTGTAGGCCTCAAGCAGGTAATGCAACGCCACGCCGTCAGCGCTCAGTGCCTTGATCGACGCCGCGCCACCCGGCACGAACACCGCGTCGAAGGCGATTGATGGCATGCCTTCCATCGACGCATCCACCGGCAATGCCTTGCCGTCCGCGGTTTTTACCGGCGCCGAAGTCGGGCCGAGCACTTTGGCGTGCGCGCCTTCGGCTTTCAGCGCTTTTTTCATCGCGTCGATGGCTGCGGCGTCTACGCCATTGGCCGCAAGGATCGCCACTTTGCGCGTCTTGATATCACCCGGCAGCAGGTTGGCCTGGCTCAGCGCTGGCGAGCGTTCCAGTGAGGTCTTGCGAACCTCGACGGTGCCTTGGGTTGGCGCTGGCAAACCGAGGTTTTCCGCGACGCGCTTCGCTAGCGTCAGGTCGATATTGGCGAGAATTTCGTTCACTTCCCGTGCGCGGATGAACTCGCGCTCGACCTTGCCCAGCTCGAAGCTGTAGGCCGCGATGATGTGCTCCTTCTCGTGGTCGCTCATGCTGTTGAAGAACAGCCGCGCCTGGGAGAAGTGGTCACCGAACGATTCGCTGCGCTGACGGATCTTGGCGGCGTCGATGCGCTCTGGATAGCTCTCGAAACCACCGTCCTGCGCGGCCGGCGGGGTTTCTTTCGGCCAGCCGCCATCGATCGAGTTCGGCTCATAGGAGGCGCGGCCTTTGTCGATGGTGGTGCGATGCTGCGCGTCACGCTGGCCGTTGTGGAACGGCGCGACCGGGCGGTTGATCGGCAACTCATGAAAATTCGGCCCGCCGAGTCGGCTGATCTGCGTATCGGTGTAGGAAAACAGCCGGCCTTGCAGCAGCGGGTCGTTAGAGAAGTCGATGCCTGGCACGATATGGCCCGGGCAAAACGCGACCTGTTCCACTTCGGCGAAGAAGTTGTCCGGGTTGCGGTTTAGGGTCATTTTGCCCAGCGGCGTGATCGGTACGATTTCTTCGGGGATGATCTTGGTCGGGTCGAGAATGTCGAAATCGAAGGCGTGTTCGTTTTCCTCCTCCACGATCTGCACGCCGAGCTCCCATTCCGGGTAGTCGCCCATTTCGATCGACTCCCACAGGTCCCGACGGTGGTAGTCGGTGTCTTTACCAGCCAGCTTCTGCGCCTCGTCCCACACCAGCGAGCAGGTGCCGGCAGTCGGGCGCCAGTGGAATTTGACGAAGCGCGATTTGCCCTCGGCGTTGATCAGGCGGAAGGTGTGCACGCCGAAGCCCTGCATGCTGCGCAGGCTTTTCGGGATGGCGCGATCGGACATCGCCCAGATCACCATGTGCGCCGATTCCGGCACCAGCGAGACGAAGTCCCAGAAGGTGTCGTGAGCCGAGCCGCCGGTAGGAATTTCATTGTGCGGTTCGGGTTTCACCGCGTGGACGAAGTCGGGAAACTTGATCGCGTCCTGAATGAAGAACACCGGCATGTTGTTGCCGACCAGGTCGAAGTTGCCTTCGTCGGTGAAAAACTTCACCGCAAACCCTCGTACGTCACGCACGGTATCGCCGGAACCGCGCGGGCCCTGTACCGTGGAAAAGCGCACGAACACGGGGGTTTTCTTCCCCGGATCCTGCAGGAAACCAGCTTTGGTCAGTGCCGCGTGGTTCTCGTAGCTCTGGAAGAAGCCATGGGCCCCGGTGCCACGGGCGTGAACAATGCGTTCTGGAATGCGCTCATGGTCGAAGTGCGTGATTTTCTCACGCATGATGAAGTCTTCCAGCAGCGACGGCCCGCGTGGCCCGGCTTTTAGAGTGTTCTGGTTATCGGCGATCTTCACGCCCTGATTGGTGCGCAGGGCCTGACCGGTGGCGTCGGAACGGAATTCTTCCAGGCTCTCGAGCTTGGCGTTGGTGTTGGCGCGATCCGGGGTATCGGTCCCGGCCAGTTCGCTTTTAGCGGGTGCAGGCTTTTTGATGCTCATCAGACGTAAACTCCTCGTTTGGCCCCGGATGCCTTCCGCAGACCCTTGAGTGATTCCCGGGCACGGCACCCAGGGTTTCAAGTCGCTTACTTAGTGACTGGCGAGCGTTTCAGCCGTTCCGTTTATCTGACCTTTGATCGTGTTATTGCCAAATCGAAGGTTAATTGCGAAATAAATGCTAAGAACCTCTATACGGACAGGCTAAAATGCGCGCCCGGCTAACCGCTGATCCTTTTCCAACGCGCCCCACAAGGTTCGCTACGTGATCGAGTTTCAAAACGTGCACAAGACTTACCGCGTCGCCGGTAAGGACATCCCCGCGCTGCACCCAACCAGTCTCACCATCGAGAACGGTCAGGTGTTCGGCCTGATTGGCCATTCCGGTGCGGGAAAAAGTACCCTGCTGCGTCTGATCAATCGCCTGGAAGATTCCAGCGGCGGCAAGATCATTGTCGACGGCGAAGAAGTCACCGCGCTGGACGCCAACGGCCTGCGCCGTTTCCGCCAGCAAGTCGGAATGATCTTCCAGCACTTCAACCTGCTGGCGTCGAAGACGGTCGCGGATAACGTCGCGTTGCCGCTGACCCTGGCCGGCGAACTGTCGGGCAGCGACATCGACAAACGCGTCGCCGAATTGCTCGCGCGGGTTGGTCTGTCCGATCACGCGAAGAAATACCCGGCACAATTGTCCGGCGGCCAGAAACAGCGCGTCGGCATCGCCCGCGCCCTGGCGACCAAGCCGAAGATTCTGCTGTGCGACGAGGCCACCAGCGCCCTCGACCCGCAGACCACCGCCTCGGTTTTGCAACTGCTGGCCGAGATCAACCGCGAACTGAAGCTGACCATCGTCCTGATCACCCACGAGATGGACGTGATCCGTCGCGTCTGCGATCAGGTGGCGGTGATGGACGCCGGGGTCATCGTCGAGCAAGGTTCGGTGGCCGATGTGTTCCTGCATCCGCAGCACCCGACGACCAAGCGTTTCGTTCAGGAAAGCGAGCAGATCGACGAAAGCGAGCAGCGCGACGATTTCGCCCACGTGCCGGGCCGGATCGTGCGTCTGACCTTTCAGGGCGAAGCGACCTACGCGCCGTTGCTCGGTACTGTCGCCCGGGAAACCGGCGTTGACTACAGCATCCTCGCCGGCCGCATCGACCGCATCAAAGACATTCCGTACGGGCAATTGACCCTCGCCGTCACCGGTGGCGACATGGAAGCGGCCTTTGCCCGCTTCACCGCCGCTGACGTTCACATGGAGGTATTGCGCTAATGGAAATGTTTGACGCTGCAATCAAGCAATACGACGCCGCGATAGAAGCCATCAAGCTGTTCTTCCAGAACATCGACTGGCTCGAAATCGGCCTCGCCACCAACGACACTTTGCTGATGCTCGGCGGCTCGCTGTTGTTTACGGTTCTGCTCGGTCTGCCACTGGGCGTGCTGCTGTTTCTCTGCAGCCCGCGTCAGTTGCTGGAGAACCGAGTCCTCTACGCGATCCTGTCGGTTATGGTGAACATCCTGCGTTCGCTGCCGTTCATTATTCTGCTGATCGTGATGATCCCGTTCACCGTGCTGATCACTGGCACGTCGTTGGGCGTGGCCGGTGCGATTCCGCCACTGGTGGTCGGTGCCACGCCGTTCTTCGCGCGGCTGGTGGAAACCGCGCTGCGTGAGGTTGATCGCGGCATCATCGAAGCGACCCAGTCGATGGGCGCGACCACGCGGCAGATCATCATCAATGCCCTGCTGCCGGAAGCACGTCCAGGCATCTTCGCGGCGATTACGGTGACAGCGATTACACTGGTGTCCTACACGGCGATGGCCGGTGTGGTCGGCGCCGGTGGGCTGGGTGACCTGGCGATCCGTTTTGGTTACCAGCGTTTCCAGACCGACGTGATGATCGTCACTGTGGTGCTGTTGCTGATTCTGGTGCAGGTGTTGCAGATGGTCGGCGATCGACTGGTCGTGCATTTCTCGCGCAAATAAGCGGTTTTTAATCAAGAGAGGCGCGGGCCATTCGCTGGCGAGCGCCATCACAAGGAGTTCGCTGAATGAAAAAACTGATCGCTGCTTTTGCTGCCGTTGCAGCATTCTCGGCGCAAGCCGAAACCCTGACCGTTGCCGCCACCCCGGTGC comes from the Pseudomonas granadensis genome and includes:
- a CDS encoding Fur family transcriptional regulator, which translates into the protein MPITPIASRPHDHSHCVHSALSEADTLCAQKGLRLTALRRRVLELVWQSHKPLGAYDILAVLSEQDGRRAAPPTVYRALDFLLENGLVHRISSLNAFVGCVHPEHAHQGQFLICRVCHAAIELEQKVISDAIINSARDVGFIVEAQTVEVVGLCSGCQGA
- the znuC gene encoding zinc ABC transporter ATP-binding protein ZnuC; translated protein: MSNALIRLEQIAVTFAGQTVLDNIELSVEPGQIVTLIGPNGAGKTTLVRAVLGLLKPDSGSVWRKPKLRVGYMPQKLHVDPTLPLSVLRFLRLVPGVDRPRALAALKEVGAEHVIDSPVQSVSGGEMQRVLLARALLREPELLVLDEPVQGVDVAGQAELYSLITRLRDRHGCGVLMVSHDLHLVMSTTDQVVCLNRHVCCSGHPEQVSGDPAFVELFGKNAPSLAIYHHHHDHAHDLHGSVVKGPVAGQPHVHGDHCKHG
- the znuB gene encoding zinc ABC transporter permease subunit ZnuB — protein: MADFLLYALLAGLALALVAGPLGSFVVWRRMAYFGDTLSHAALLGVALGFLLDVSPTVAVTVGCLLLAVLLVTLQQRQPLASDTLLGILAPSTLSLGLVVLSFMHEVRIDLMAYLFGDLLAISPTDLAWILGGTAAVLVLLVTLWRPLLAVTVHEELARVEGLPVAGLRMALMLLIAVVIAVAMKIVGVLLITSLLIIPAAAAQRHARSPEQMALGASLLGMLAVCGGLALSWFKDTPAGPSIVVTAAALFLLSFVLPRRGV
- a CDS encoding PA5502 family lipoprotein gives rise to the protein MKPFASRYLLLVAFSVLLGACQSTPPVAEVPDARATAIAQLEQSLASSELATAEDQLAALQAAAPNDQSLEQYQRQLAEAYLRRSQIVLQKGDVNAAATALSRARVLMPKAPALTGGVNGAITEARKAELEKAEAALLAAEARPKARVIDPTAESTTVALNIHDIHKLQRQLDAIAADVVNYECAVSIQAPRTADYPWLATLLSKRVKKLNPDLDLQIEKQIVRTVPAQMVLSPRKP
- the katE gene encoding catalase HPII, with the protein product MSIKKPAPAKSELAGTDTPDRANTNAKLESLEEFRSDATGQALRTNQGVKIADNQNTLKAGPRGPSLLEDFIMREKITHFDHERIPERIVHARGTGAHGFFQSYENHAALTKAGFLQDPGKKTPVFVRFSTVQGPRGSGDTVRDVRGFAVKFFTDEGNFDLVGNNMPVFFIQDAIKFPDFVHAVKPEPHNEIPTGGSAHDTFWDFVSLVPESAHMVIWAMSDRAIPKSLRSMQGFGVHTFRLINAEGKSRFVKFHWRPTAGTCSLVWDEAQKLAGKDTDYHRRDLWESIEMGDYPEWELGVQIVEEENEHAFDFDILDPTKIIPEEIVPITPLGKMTLNRNPDNFFAEVEQVAFCPGHIVPGIDFSNDPLLQGRLFSYTDTQISRLGGPNFHELPINRPVAPFHNGQRDAQHRTTIDKGRASYEPNSIDGGWPKETPPAAQDGGFESYPERIDAAKIRQRSESFGDHFSQARLFFNSMSDHEKEHIIAAYSFELGKVEREFIRAREVNEILANIDLTLAKRVAENLGLPAPTQGTVEVRKTSLERSPALSQANLLPGDIKTRKVAILAANGVDAAAIDAMKKALKAEGAHAKVLGPTSAPVKTADGKALPVDASMEGMPSIAFDAVFVPGGAASIKALSADGVALHYLLEAYKHLKAIALHGDAKQLQDLLKLEADAGLLQGADVAALTKPFFAAIGEHRVWAREPKAKAIPA
- a CDS encoding methionine ABC transporter ATP-binding protein, with protein sequence MIEFQNVHKTYRVAGKDIPALHPTSLTIENGQVFGLIGHSGAGKSTLLRLINRLEDSSGGKIIVDGEEVTALDANGLRRFRQQVGMIFQHFNLLASKTVADNVALPLTLAGELSGSDIDKRVAELLARVGLSDHAKKYPAQLSGGQKQRVGIARALATKPKILLCDEATSALDPQTTASVLQLLAEINRELKLTIVLITHEMDVIRRVCDQVAVMDAGVIVEQGSVADVFLHPQHPTTKRFVQESEQIDESEQRDDFAHVPGRIVRLTFQGEATYAPLLGTVARETGVDYSILAGRIDRIKDIPYGQLTLAVTGGDMEAAFARFTAADVHMEVLR
- a CDS encoding methionine ABC transporter permease, whose translation is MFDAAIKQYDAAIEAIKLFFQNIDWLEIGLATNDTLLMLGGSLLFTVLLGLPLGVLLFLCSPRQLLENRVLYAILSVMVNILRSLPFIILLIVMIPFTVLITGTSLGVAGAIPPLVVGATPFFARLVETALREVDRGIIEATQSMGATTRQIIINALLPEARPGIFAAITVTAITLVSYTAMAGVVGAGGLGDLAIRFGYQRFQTDVMIVTVVLLLILVQVLQMVGDRLVVHFSRK